GGTCTCCAAGGAGACCCTTTCTGCAagtaaattaaacaaattaatgtgttaataattatagtatatgcATATACTAACATATTCAATAATGTGTTTCACAAGATTGGAAGTAATAAATTGTCAGTTATATATACCCGTGAATGATAAAACCAGAATCTGAAACACACTTCACTCgactatttttttgaaaaagttttCGAAACTTATCACAATGCAAGGTGGTCGTCATCGCACCGGCTGAGGTACCTACTAACATGGCCTGTTGGTAGAGCAAGATTTAACTAAGTAAACATAAATGattgtgaaatatgtgaaaatattaagaaaatacgTAATTCATACGTTTTGGGCATTTCCCATTCCTTTAGAGAGCAATTCTTCCATCACGACTTTAAAAATCCTTGCACCCCGGTAAGTGACGTTGGTCCTCtgaaacaacaacaacaacaacaataataataataataataataataataataataataataataataataataataataataataatatataaatgctCAAGAGAGGAgctaagaaaaaatatatacacacaaCAATTGAAGACTTACTGGATCGACATGCTTGATATCCGACATAAATGATGAGCCGTCACAATAGTAAATGTAAACTTTATGCCAATTGTAGAAATCTGAATGAAcatgaaatcaaaattgatctaatttcattaaaaaaatggcaaatattaatttatttattgaaaaatataccTGGATTAAAAGTAGAATTTGTATCAAGTAACCCTGAGAAGTTGGTTTGATTACCAATAAATGGGTAAGTACTCCCTCGCGGTGTAGTTGATCTATTGTAACAATCTATTTTCGAACTACACCATCCACCAGACTAATATCCACAAACAAtcaaaaaaagataatttcattactataacattaattttatttctcttcgtatttttaatataaaactacTCTATAAGTAGCATCTCTTTCTctgttttttattctaatatattgataaattgtCAATAGATCATCAAATGATATAGAGATCATCATCAATTAagcattttttatgcattatgTTTTTACCTGCAAATAAACAATCCAACTATTTGAGCCATTTCCATATCCCTCAAAATAGGAGTAAGCAGGTGGACTGCCATCTAAGCAAACTGTTGCATGGAAATAGTGATTATTTGTTGATGTGCATATATTTGAAGTAGTACCTAAAATAAGAATGTAAACCAACCTGCTCCTTTTGGAATAGCACTCTTTAGAAAAGTAATGTCTATTAATTGATCTCCATGAACTTGAGCACTCATCACAAGAACTGAccaaataaatatacttaaCCAACCAGCCATGGTGATGATGCCACTTTCCATtcttcacacacaaaaaagttgaaaaaaaataacaaatgttACCATTTCATTAATCAAacatagaaaagaaaatatatacataatgtGAATTAACTAGCAATGTTAGTGAAAAATCAAACCTGTTCTCAGATGTTGGTCGCCTCCAAAAATGGTGAGTAATTGCTTCAAAATTGCTGGAATTTTATGAGGGAGagctataaatatatataatcgaAATAAAAGAagctataattatatatatatatatatatgtcaatttataaatattgttttttattataattttggatCTCGATGTAGATGAGAAGCCCTCGAGTTAATTTTGTCAACCAATTCAATCAAGTGGGATGATTCTGTCGGCATTCTATCCTGTTGacatagtattaaatttattttgtttagtaAGTAAGCTTTATTAATATAGACTAGGTAActggaatttaatttatgaatggATGCTAATAtgagaataatttttattcaaattttatgactTACCCAAGCCGTTGATTTTTGTAGATGAAAGACTCGGGGCATCAATGGGCTTATAGATgtaattatacatttttacAACTGTTTTGGGATATAGTATGATTAAGAATATCACACTTCaaagttacgtaaatttaaaaccTCAAACTTGCTTTCATGTGAGTGATGACGATAAATTCTACAGTGGAATGATTGCTAAATTGTTTAAtgtactagtagtagtagtaatacttAGATTTTATTTAGGAAGCCTAAGATCCCTAATAGTAGAATCATAAGGCCCAAGACTTTTAGCTCTTTTAATGTGGAGTACTAGCAACGTAGCAATTTGCATGTTTGGGCCTATAAGTACAAGCTGCAATTAAATTGGATAATTGATCATAACACTGATaagtcttttttatttaactgcACACGGAGCAAATTTAGTCTACTCCTTCTTAGATATCAGTCTTTTGGTATATAGGAGAAGTACAtagtaaaatacaaaaaaaagcTTAAATACCTTTCAGCttgttattttgaaaaaaagtttatattttggcTCCTTCATTTctcactatttatttttaacgCAGTCACTTCGTGTCTTGAAAAAtcttgtcttttttatttagtactGGCACTCTTTACACTTTGATTTCATTCAGCTCTGATATTTCACAGTACTAGCAAACTTTTTATTCGCAACACTTCATCTCGACCAACAAAAAGTTAATTTGCAATGGTTTCTCAAATAAGTATACTTAACCTAGCTAATTGTTATTATGCATTCTTGTATCAACTTATTCtaatccattttatttttgtataattagcACAATCGGATACGAGTTAGAAAATGAACCATGATACATGCAtgtttttttaacaaaattgatAACTCTTCCCCTTTCTAAACTAATAAGATCAAAGAGGCgggaaatttaattatagtactaaacccaaaaaatttccgtttaattgaaaatttaaagaaattatgcAAGTACTATAATCTATGTATGTTGAATCCTTGATCTGTATTCTTCAATGGCATATGTTAAAATTAGAATAGTATGAGTCACTTTCTTATAAACGGTTATGATATTGATTGTTTAGGTAAAATATTTGCCCATCATTTAATTCCATAAGATAATCGAAACCCTATCACGACCGATTCATATGTAACGGTCAATCAAATCAATCCAGCCTAAATTGACAACCAATGAATCATGAAATTTAGTTTCTTACCATAATACATGCATCATCATGTTATGTTTGTTACCAAATCAAGAccatgaaaatttcaaaattgatattgAATCTTCCCCTTTCTTTACTCCAGTTTGGGAAATGAATTGACTCCATCAATCATAATTCTCTAATTATAAGACCCACTCCTTTTCTGCCcccaaaattagaatattaattcCGACTTAGTCAAGAtcgtaaaattaaaagtaaattttcatcatctcataaaataattcaataggAAAGAGACAATAACAATCATATAAAACGGAGTTTACAATGAAGTGATTACCACCCCACCCACCCCCCTACCCTACCCCCCTTCTACAAAATCCTTAAAATTCGAACGTTGGAAGAAACAGAAACAGAAAccaaaattgaattgaaaaagtaaagaaaaaaaatgtcttcTTGCACGGTTGCAATCTCGAGCTCGCCGGTTTTCTCTCCGTCGTCGTCGTCTTCCTCCGTGTGCTCTCCGAAAGCTTCATCTCCTCGGCTATTTCGGCTGCAGAAATCGAGCGGGCTCATCAAGGCCCTCTCCGGCGCCGGAGATTCGTCCCCGATTTTGAAGAGGAAGAGGCCGCCAAGGCTCAACATTCCGGTCTTCTGCGTGGACGAGAAGAAGGCGCCGGAGAAGTCGACGGAGGAggcggtggaggtggaggGAGATGGGTATTCCGTGTGTTGTAAGAGAGGAAGGAGGGATGCGATGGAGGATCGTTACTCTGCTGCTGTGGGCATCCAAGGTGACTCTAAGCAGGTAAAGCTTTGTTCTTTTTGTGTTATTTAGGAAGAAACACACGCATAGTTGTGTAAAGATTCgatcttttttccttcttgAAATCCTAGTTAAATGTGGTTTTGAATCTAGGTTTTAGTTTGAATGTGTCTTGATTGTTTTGTTCATTGTTATGGAAAAAATGTATTCTCTTGAATGGGTTTTGTTGCACTGTTTTAATTGTGTGATGTGGCAATGTAGGCATTCTTTGGCGTTTTTGATGGGCATGGGGGTGCAAAGGCTGCTGAGTTTGCATCTCAGAATTTGGACAAGAACATTATAGATGAACTAAACAGGAGGGGAGATCACAGCAGCATTGAGCTAGCTGTGAAGGGTGGTTACTTGACCACAGATTCTGAGTTTCTCAAGACAGATGTCCGAGGAGGGGCGTGCTGCGTGACAGCCCTCATCACCGGGGGAAACTTAGTGGTATCCAATGCTGGTGACTGTCGTGCCGTGTCTAGCAAAAATGGGGTGGCTGAGGCTCTCACCTCTGATCACCGCCCGTCTAGGGAAGACGAGAGGGAAAGGATTGAGATGTCGGTAAGCAGCCATGTTTGTGCATTAGTCCTGGTGTTTGGTCATGTTGATGGTTTGTTCTGTCTTGGGCTTATGTAGTATGCTGTTTCAGGGCGGTTTTGTTGAGTGCCGG
The nucleotide sequence above comes from Salvia hispanica cultivar TCC Black 2014 chromosome 5, UniMelb_Shisp_WGS_1.0, whole genome shotgun sequence. Encoded proteins:
- the LOC125190516 gene encoding probable protein phosphatase 2C 25, producing MSSCTVAISSSPVFSPSSSSSSVCSPKASSPRLFRLQKSSGLIKALSGAGDSSPILKRKRPPRLNIPVFCVDEKKAPEKSTEEAVEVEGDGYSVCCKRGRRDAMEDRYSAAVGIQGDSKQAFFGVFDGHGGAKAAEFASQNLDKNIIDELNRRGDHSSIELAVKGGYLTTDSEFLKTDVRGGACCVTALITGGNLVVSNAGDCRAVSSKNGVAEALTSDHRPSREDERERIEMSGGFVECRKGVWRVLGSLAVSRAIGDQYLKQWVTAEPETKVVKLDPEYEFLLLASDGLWDKVSNQEAIDIARPFCIDVEEPQPLSACRKLVDLSVSRGSADDISVMLIQLWRFH
- the LOC125191239 gene encoding pectin acetylesterase 11-like, which encodes MESGIITMAGWLSIFIWSVLVMSAQVHGDQLIDITFLKSAIPKGAVCLDGSPPAYSYFEGYGNGSNSWIVYLQSGGWCSSKIDCYNRSTTPRGSTYPFIGNQTNFSGLLDTNSTFNPDFYNWHKVYIYYCDGSSFMSDIKHVDPRTNVTYRGARIFKVVMEELLSKGMGNAQNAMLVGTSAGAMTTTLHCDKFRKLFQKNSRVKCVSDSGFIIHGKGLLGDHYREKYYADVIRTHGLRKSLPKSCTSKMNPNLCLFPEYYVGDIQTPLFLLESAFDAFQIEYNTLPAVGGRLGWSNCLGNLRHCNSTQLGIMRDFRNTFIGALLKLKHSLSRGMFVHSCYLHGHILIIQEWTCSSLQGNNILANKTIAQAISDWYFDRTSFRQIDVENDLPRNCSSSLTPELFVHKCLATLSTHPTCSYS